One Ostrea edulis chromosome 2, xbOstEdul1.1, whole genome shotgun sequence genomic region harbors:
- the LOC125679269 gene encoding uncharacterized protein LOC125679269 has product MAQTNGVHEVVRPFRVKPLPRFRKNNKGWLEKGVGLTSRPIISVKKLEPVRNAHKQNGSKPKSTTPKSLNREPSQKHDHQIQGEKLDRQIHSAKHDHQIHGEKLTHLDSQKCQTTDTFKVTVFTSVGKALRTLGSRETYRIPLVCLEDVYRTLPSQLRSVDLTHVDKLMNCSPSNIQKQHQENFEAELKKRLLRRSPVEKVYKDSPMEGIEEGCPDLYCDTPVKQNTTPAGKEKPKGRKKAVSGRSPKTSPDKKSVKKKPDNDHTLDCDGITEQRPQSVKEVKGKKGKGSPVGKDRNSMAVVLTGDYTNKTPEKQILKKKKPKVKIDYGTSETNSTSYTPSPDSSSKKSSLKLSLIPANEGRELHNSTNHNESAKSNPQSPDTCEFSNSSSGKESKSMDSPSSLSPSKELGRRIRAPNVRYSDDILLLPLKSPRRSRSPKGSTEKDGTSSMWDENPVEDDSQEKVKKSSECQTSQLYSLLTNKNQSSKSVIEKSPVIDSEQKGDKIQTQSVSPLGSADLPLTNGVVDAVEAKSEKSSEKSKKKRKKKLDSVELSESKLKSVEKTEKNSTGKSKKIKSPKSGAVRVLQFDEGAEETDGTENKTEDVTEKSKVKGKGKKAATPKKPKKVTEKGKKTAAKSSSVEVCESKSINQTASTSSSNNSRSEKGNSQTTSVTSAESNSSVSLDLFTLIAKVKDNMNSNTFPTFADEVLLKADEDDNNKDEWNEKNENDPKLDSEMHEKNPQDLEIVDDFFSADFLKVSPKRLSMSPSMEKPKLKESNVSDESSAKSTSTKGEAVLSNSKKKKKLTAESADGDNVTISTKESAPAMQLKAVETVWKKDEHNEKVERLDGKMTEAAALSSSFDPSVPLTIDTQERRNIFDAIMTDYPSPNKTPEKKDSLEKHPEKSGCDNLINTNTKAHNDIKTISPKTSENLSIPLQGEKSIIEKIQVKLGIPVEDSPKTQKVFDSSIERVSSNKQSEITKCSTKPLPAQKTIPSVVNEKGKRPKSTKANSDFELVMDTVDEHQMVMEVDSDSTPASPPEGGVSFSRPVPKMSTQRVTKEPAPLSVLRAVETEVQDKMCAFSSSVLDEYLDTKTNRKVKLSRPVKLNDSEERLVEDSEDEMEATEMPEQYNEFSGMIEQCEPSFDEIDGVLFTSFANEEALNAHVKVEKKTKIGKNENILLGMARMKNLRERQNQIRNSVHQKKDARLKALKEQYKINQSLQGMHLVLMKYQKVFKRELILEFMAKEQENPGSVAVKTPKKTSDITQIKGWKHKFGADEESLEMKASKGKLHWRTEERLLRNHDPEQLKRMGLELKKKRRKNLVFTIRKGMSKGDPGKMERVELASQVEGEGSVDGEEMKQDGESSFGQELMEMGYEILDSEKQKLRDKKLREKNKKYLMMKLKLNNDDIDILKKLGGQRLRSMFKPDSPKKLPPPPTPPPTEDGEREGTTDSQVDTPSKKKRKRKKNYFCIITLNSSMANAALSALHPKFVVKKKKKAKAVKAIKEEPVDPDFDKMKSSEGPNEKKVAEDKAEDKAEDKTEEGKDKEEEEEEEEEGSQSKDLFDKMCDKPGCRYGCICHLCKFSAGSPEAALYQTNAEKKCTKEYCRLGCICDDSIEKISKQHCGKTECMITCTCDPVTRRRNSRSSSQGERQASAGNWEDGQSTSQEESFAKKSGKKNEVLPRRKSTYRLAKNLDAVSRKAMLVYEASEKYETQKSRIRRKQDMSDINITMENKPNQTASSGPQTGVVIDGPVPQKKLELTIPSSSSTPGLAVPAVTINVPQPKIRHQPIPREMHHRVEETLKLQPKKLEDDSGMALFDSDSDAEDIQEVISCARVDAHYNRGHHSKKCTCGRDHVQSRAVSSQYPHQCGGQTASSGLSALQQRLTGKPTVEAMWQTQWVCLKSNKPPTEKEGDAVKLLEILSNCNWEPHKQKILSRISRHIHNKNQSETQTQLEGYPQPCLIHIGEFEIEFLPKSNKPATIPPEVRNNMPSAIFSIRVRISLRDLSFPKLFKALPLDNKLLNNNSSSTQPEKINPPPSSSDGEVIKPSVNVAGISGFSHLQINNRSLQKEGNSTTDRSHLHPISSQQITQMKPSQLVTSIQTLTSSVHLQNKLGTHQTQTKAPPAIPVLSPSINVSSSTPTSSLTTVLSTKTANKVPETSNSVCTSVGQSITSSVQLPATMINVISSSPAPPKTVAVMSSEKPILSVPMSSRETVNKSMEGGSTTGSIIVSPVVPSQTHSAANSITAISTSSVTLTTSFAAGKPVTAIGADHRTITLIKQPFGQSGQSVVSKTTLVSLQSVLQSKIVTSSSQAVTKTLSVPASTPILPSSSPVSEMKVAGGNNSMQVHDLRPPASLNKSQVQEKVCVLGPKSSPVTLLGPFTSPSSIPKVLPQMKIVQSSLVDKDGKPVIHLVPFTGTKGGKPIPISTVLKSSPVVNVGAHQAGAVGLMKNPTNVYTVTDVSTTTTNVSHTSNASTTVTQCTVPAMSEKVQGPLFPRHGDQILLVSSDEQNIKLLNKLKTCDNRKVLCDNSNKVAEVGNKLETSNKVAEGCNKAETSNRVADVPDQPHVEGVLKRKLELDEEEERKKVKISNTEDRKGTEGNLMDSDSVLAKILLSDAVKETYSKYRDIKTDAVREDGVKTKREGAPLLNSSSDKENVKGSKEELRAGGAEVVKVDSENSDSKESRDQDGKEKTREAEWESDCGSPDNRPLQIAEDLDSSCDKSDESDATVVGGIDADQKDSEGESGGKLVLSKSEEDQMENGKQTAEKTENKDLPSEVIHIKDSPVKSLSGCKGKDDVILIPHDKVSAESNNSGGIVSVSSGVNSVVSESQGPLKRRLSQDEGSVCVKKSRTEDSMNGTEEKAEESEEDLCMTVEDTDDMAVIIPNDDCVEIVNSSDEDIDVETEPDTSMNKLLRKQSDNTWEFFNPSCNVHSINKKPHAKRKTNLQTISNVYMDDFHFKEGLLRDKKTRRIQMKKTREKQRREEMRISFKALAESMYGEDKDDTKYSQILNHTEPKVQLLNKAKEKIEQMEEVDRLMVSENQSTMARNTLLKCRLQSLKEFIIKDRGMPWMVLQAHLDKIAKVCKKIFQNMPAILKKRAMDSRAAAGSSGHMSGVNRPGGPFTRPSALSRPPVSALSNGPVPIQMISSEQVRFMAKNQELARVRENVTNRADIYIDYAEEENEICEDLMRREERNRRKQNHDVNLNDDLSFEIGDLPSLFKRSDYLGSCSPQESRTVNRNQAPKSEAVNFLESESDKVIIADEYDDSGKMTVYKLKSTPPITKVPVLDTDRFTEIPNSGDGVEPKANHLCDDSGHTDTPMLVITDVKSLSSDS; this is encoded by the exons ATGGCCCAGACCAATGGGGTGCATGAAGTAGTTCGGCCATTCCGAGTGAAACCCCTACCTCGTTTCAGAAAAAACAATAAAG GTTGGCTGGAGAAGGGAGTGGGTTTAACCAGCCGTCCAATAATATCTGTCAAAAAACTGGAACCAGTGAGAAATGCTCATAAACAAAACGGATCAAAACCGAAATCCACTACACCAAAATCACTAAACCGAGAACCAAGTCAAAAGCACGACCATCAAATACAGGGTGAAAAACTCGATCGTCAAATACACAGCGCAAAGCACGACCATCAAATACACGGCGAAAAACTCACCCACTTGGACTCCCAAAAATGTCAAACTACTGACACTTTTAAGGTCACTGTCTTTACCAGTGTAGGAAAAGCTTTAAGGACTCTTGGTAGTAGAGAGACTTATAGAATCCCACTGGTGTGCCTTGAAGATGTTTACAGAACATTACCGAGTCAATTAAGATCAGTGGACCTTACTCATGTGGACAAACTAATGAATTGTTCTCCATCAAACATTCAGAAGCAGCACCAAGAAAACTTTGAAGCAGAGCTGAAGAAGAGGCTGCTGAGAAGATCCCCCGTGGAAAAAGTGTACAAAGATTCTCCTATGGAGGGCATTGAGGAGGGCTGCCCTGATCTCTACTGTGATACCCCTGTGAAACAAAACACAACCCCCGCTGGGAAGGAGAAGCCCAAGGGTAGAAAGAAAGCGGTCAGTGGACGGAGTCCAAAGACATCACCTGATAAAAAATCAGTAAAGAAAAAACCGGACAATGACCACACACTGGATTGTGATGGCATTACTGAACAGAGACCTCAAAGTGTTAAGGAAGTCAAAGGAAAGAAGGGAAAGGGATCTCCCGTAGGAAAGGACAGAAACTCCATGGCAGTTGTTCTCACGGGAGACTACACAAACAAGACACCTGAGAAACAGatcttgaagaagaagaaacccAAAGTGAAAATTGATTATGGCACATCAGAAACGAATTCTACCTCTTATACACCATCACCGGACTCTAGCAGTAAAAAATCCTCACTGAAGCTCTCTTTAATCCCTGCAAATGAGGGGAGAGAGTTACACAACAGCACAAACCACAATGAAAGTGCAAAATCTAACCCACAGTCTCCAGACACCTGTGAATTTTCTAACTCTTCTTCAGGTAAGGAGAGTAAATCTATGGACAGTCCCTCTAGTCTTTCACCTTCAAAAGAATTGGGTAGAAGAATTAGAGCCCCAAATGTGAGATACTCTGATGACATTCTTCTCTTGCCACTGAAATCTCCCAGGAGAAGCCGTTCTCCAAAAGGGAGCACAGAAAAGGACGGAACGTCAAGCATGTGGGATGAAAATCCTGTGGAGGATGATTCTCAAGAGAAAGTTAAGAAATCCAGCGAGTGCCAGACCTCACAATTATATTCTCTACTGACCAATAAAAATCAGTCAAGTAAAAGTGTGATAGAAAAGTCTCCAGTCATAGACAGTGAACAAAAAGGAGATAAGATTCAGACACAATCTGTATCGCCACTGGGCTCTGCAGATTTACCACTTACCAATGGAGTGGTTGATGCTGTGGAGGCCAAATCTGAAAAGTCGTCAGAAAAATcaaaaaagaagagaaagaaaaaattgGATAGTGTTGAATTGAGCGAGTCAAAACTAAAATCTGTAGAGAAAACAGAAAAGAATTCAACAGGGAAaagtaagaaaataaaaagtccAAAGTCAGGAGCTGTAAGAGTTTTGCAATTTGATGAAGGAGCAGAGGAAACTGATGGAACAGAGAACAAGACAGaagatgtgacagagaaatctAAAGTTAAAGGAAAAGGGAAAAAGGCAGCAACTCCAAAGAAACCAAAAAAGGTTACAGAGAAAGGCAAAAAGACTGCAGCAAAGTCCTCCTCTGTTGAAGTGTGCGAATCTAAATCCATTAATCAGACAGCAAGCACTTCATCCTCCAATAACTCCAGATCTGAGAAAGGAAATTCTCAGACGACATCTGTCACCTCAGCAGAGAGCAACAGTTCCGTATCACTGGACTTGTTCACTCTGATAGCAAAAGTGAAGGACAACATGAACTCCAATACATTTCCAACATTTGCTGATGAAGTTCTTTTAAAAGCAGATGAGGATGACAATAATAAAGATGAATGGAATGAAAAGAATGAAAATGATCCAAAATTGGATAGTGAGATGCATGAGAAAAATCCGCAGGACCTTGAAATCGTGGATGATTTCTTCTCTGCTGACTTCTTGAAAGTGTCTCCTAAACGTCTGTCAATGTCACCATCCATGGAAAAACCCAAACTCAAAGAATCAAATGTAAGTGATGAATCTTCTGCAAAATCAACTTCTACTAAAGGTGAGGCAGTTCTGTCCAATagtaaaaagaagaagaaattaaCAGCAGAATCTGCAGATGGGGACAATGTTACAATCTCAACAAAAGAGAGTGCCCCAGCTATGCAACTGAAAGCTGTGGAAACTGTTTGGAAAAAGGATGAACATAATGAGAAAGTTGAGAGATTGGATGGAAAAATGACAGAAGCAGCAGCATTGAGCAGTTCTTTTGATCCCTCTGTTCCTCTGACGATAGACACACAGGAGAGACGTAACATTTTTGATGCCATTATGACGGATTACCCATCACCAAATAAAACACCGGAGAAGAAAGACAGCCTAGAAAAACATCCGGAGAAGTCAGGATGTGACAATTTAATAAACACAAATACAAAAGCTCATAATGACATCAAAACAATCTCTCCTAAAACGagtgaaaatttgtcaattccATTACAAGGTGAGAAATCCATTATTGAAAAAATTCAGGTGAAATTGGGCATTCCTGTAGAAGATAGTCCTAAAACTCAAAAGGTATTTGACAGCAGCATTGAACGTGTTAGTTCTAACAAACAGTCTGAAATCACCAAGTGTTCCACAAAGCCCCTCCCAGCTCAGAAAACCATTCCAAGTGTAGTCAATGAGAAGGGGAAAAGACCAAAGAGCACCAAAGCGAACTCTGACTTTGAGCTTGTGATGGATACCGTAGATGAGCATCAGATGGTGATGGAAGTCGATTCTGACTCCACTCCAGCATCTCCTCCAGAAGGCGGGGTTAGTTTTTCTCGTCCTGTGCCCAAGATGTCCACTCAGAGAGTCACGAAGGAACCTGCTCCTCTGAGTGTTCTGAGAGCAGTCGAGACGGAGGTACAGGATAAGATGTGTGCCTTCAGCAGCAGTGTTCTAGATGAATACCTTGATACTAAAACCAACAGGAAAGTCAAACTCAGCAGACCCGTCAAGTTGAATGACTCGGAGGAGAGGCTGGTGGAGGACTCGGAAGATGAAATGGAGGCGACCGAGATGCCAGAACAATATAACGAGTTTTCTGGTATGATTGAGCAGTGTGAGCCttcatttgatgaaattgaTGGAGTGTTGTTCACTTCCTTTGCCAATGAGGAAGCATTGAATGCCCATGTAAAGGTGGAAAAGAAGACTAAAATAGGCAAGAATGAAAACATTTTGCTAGGAATGGCAAGAATGAAAAACTTGCGCGAGAGACAAAACCAGATTCGGAACAGTGTTCACCAGAAGAAGGATGCCAGGTTAAAAGCACTAAAGGAGCAGTACAAGATCAATCAAAGCCTGCAGGGAATGCATCTGGTCCTCATGAAGTACCAGAAGGTGTTCAAGAGAGAGCTTATTCTGGAGTTCATGGCAAAGGAACAAGAAAACCCTGGAAGCGTCGCAGTCAAGACTCCCAAAAAGACTTCTGATATAACCCAGATCAAGGGATGGAAGCACAAGTttggagcagacgaagaatccCTGGAGATGAAAGCGAGTAAAGGAAAGCTGCATTGGAGGACAGAGGAGAGACTGCTCAGAAATCATGACCCAGAGCAACTCAAACGAATGGGACTGGAATTGAAGAAGAAAAGGAGAAAGAATCTTGTGTTCACAATCAGAAAGGGCATGTCTAAAGGTGATCCCGGCAAGATGGAGAGAGTGGAGTTGGCTTCTCAAGTTGAGGGAGAGGGAAGTGTTGATGGCGAGGAGATGAAGCAGGATGGAGAGAGTAGCTTTGGTCAGGAActaatggaaatgggatacgaAATCTTAGacagtgaaaaacaaaaactcAGGGACAAGAAGCTTAGAGAGAAGAACAAGAAGTACCTGATGATGAAACTTAAACTCAACAATGATGATATAGATATTCTGAAAAAGCTTGGTGGACAAAGACTGAGAAGCATGTTTAAACCAGACAGCCCAAAGAAATTACCCCCACCTCCCACTCCACCACCCACAGAGGACGGGGAGAGGGAAGGGACAACAGATAGTCAGGTGGACACTCCatccaaaaagaaaagaaagaggAAGAAGAATTACTTCTGTATCATTACATTAAACAGCAGCATGGCAAACGCTGCTCTGTCAGCTCTCCACCCTAAGTTTGTggtgaagaagaagaagaaagcGAAAGCCGTGAAGGCCATCAAAGAAGAGCCAGTGGACCCAGATTTTGATAAGATGAAGAGCAGTGAAGGTCCCAATGAGAAGAAGGTGGCTGAGGACAAGGCTGAGGACAAAGCCGAGGACAAAACTGAAGAAGGAAAAGACAAGGAGGAagaagaggaggaggaggaggaggggaGCCAGAGTAAAGACCTTTTTGATAAGATGTGTGACAAACCAG GTTGTCGCTATGGCTGTATCTGTCACCTGTGTAAGTTCTCGGCTGGTTCACCTGAAGCTGCTTTATACCAGACAAACGCAGAGAAGAAATGTACCAAGGAATACTGCCGACTGGGATGTATCTGTGACGACAGCATAGAGAAGATCTCCAAGCAGCATTGTGGGAAGACCGAGTGCATGATCACCTGTACCTGTGACCCGGTTACCAGACGTCGTAACAGTAGATCATCCTCGCAGGGTGAGAGGCAGGCCAGTGCTGGAAACTGGGAAGATGGTCAGTCCACATCACAAGAGGAAAGCTTTGCCAAGAAATCCGGGAAAAAGAATGA agTCCTCCCTCGGAGAAAATCGACTTACCGACTCGCCAAGAATTTGGATGCAGTCAGCCGGAAAGCCATGCTAGTTTATGAGGCCAGTGAAAAATATGAGACACAAAAATCAAGAATTCGGAGGAAACAG gACATGAGtgatatcaacatcaccatGGAGAATAAACCAAATCAAACAG CATCCAGTGGTCCACAGACTGGAGTGGTCATTGATGGGCCTGTTCCTCAGAAGAAACTGGAGTTGACCATTCCTTCCTCCTCCTCGACTCCAGGGCTGGCTGTACCTGCAGTCACCATAAACGTCCCCCAGCCCAAGATCCGGCATCAACCCATTCCAAGAGAGATGCATCACAGGGTGGAGGAGACGCTGAAG CTGCAGCCTAAAAAACTGGAAGATGATAGTGGCATGGCCCTGTTTGATTCCGACTCGGATGCTGAAGATATTCAAGAGGTTATTTCTTGTGCACGAGTGGATGCTCACTACAACAGGGG GCACCACTCCAAGAAGTGTACATGTGGTAGGGATCATGTCCAGAGCCGCGCGGTGTCCTCTCAGTATCCACACCAGTGTGGGGGTCAGACAGCCAGCAGTGGACTGTCTGCACTACAGCAGAGACTGACTGGTAAACCGACG GTAGAGGCTATGTGGCAGACTCAGTGGGTATGTCTAAAGAGCAACAAACCCCCGACAGAGAAAGAAGGTGATGCTGTCAAACTCCTAGAAATTCTCTCCAATTGCAACTGGGAGCCCCACAAACAGAAAATACTCTCCAGGATCTCCCGTCACATTCACAACAAGAACCAGTCAGAGACCCAGACTCAGCTGGAGGGATATCCTCAGCCCTGCCTCATACACATCGGGGAGTTTGAGATTGAATTCCTCCCTAAGTCCAATAAGCCTGCTACAATTCCTCCTGAGGTCAGGAACAACATGCCTTCTGCAATATTCTCTATCCGAGTTCGAATTTCTCTCAGGGATTTAAGCTTTCCAAAACTTTTCAAGGCTCTTCCATTGGATAATAAGTTGTTGAATAATAATTCCTCTTCCACACAACCCGAGAAAATCAACCCTCCTCCATCTTCTAGTGATGGAGAAGTGATCAAACCCTCTGTCAATGTGGCAGGAATATCCGGATTTAGCCACCTTCAGATCAACAATCGTTCCCTCCAGAAAGAGGGAAACTCCACCACTGATAGAtctcatcttcatcccatttcCTCGCAGCAGATAACTCAGATGAAGCCTTCTCAGCTCGTCACTTCCATACAGACCCTGACTTCGTCAGTCCACCTACAGAATAAATTGGGGACCCATCAGACACAGACGAAGGCTCCACCAGCCATTCCTGTTCTGTCACCCTCCATAAATGTGTCATCATCTACCCCTACGTCATCCCTGACGACGGTACTGTCAACAAAGACTGCCAATAAAGTGCCAGAAACTTCTAATTCTGTGTGTACATCTGTTGGACAGTCAATAACCTCTTCAGTCCAGTTGCCAGCAACAATGATTAATGTGATATCAAGTTCCCCTGCTCCTCCAAAGACTGTAGCGGTGATGAGTTCAGAGAAACCCATTCTTAGTGTTCCCATGTCATCCAGGGAAACGGTGAATAAATCAATGGAGGGAGGCTCTACAACTGGATCAATAATAGTTTCACCTGTGGTTCCTAGTCAGACTCATTCAGCAGCAAACTCCATAACTGCCATTTCTACCTCTTCGGTCACCCTAACCACATCGTTTGCTGCTGGGAAACCAGTAACAGCCATTGGAGCAGACCACAGGACTATAACACTGATAAAACAGCCATTTGGACAGTCTGGTCAGTCAGTGGTCAGCAAGACTACCCTAGTGTCTCTTCAGTCTGTCCTGCAGAGCAAAATTGTTACTTCATCATCACAAGCAGTTACAAAAACTTTATCTGTGCCAGCTTCAACACCCATTCTTCCTTCATCTTCACCTGTGTCAGAAATGAAAGTGGCTGGAGGGAATAACTCCATGCAGGTTCATGACCTCCGACCTCCAGCCAGCCTCAACAAATCTCAAGTTCAGGAGAAAGTGTGTGTTTTGGGTCCCAAGTCTTCCCCAGTGACTTTGCTGGGTCCCTTCACTTCTCCATCAAGCATTCCCAAAGTCCTTCCCCAGATGAAGATTGTCCAGTCCTCTCTCGTGGACAAAGATGGAAAACCGGTCATCCATCTTGTTCCTTTCACTGGAACAAAGGGTGGCAAACCCATTCCCATTTCTACAGTCCTCAAAAGCTCGCCTGTGGTGAATGTAGGGGCTCATCAGGCAGGAGCAGTGGGACTAATGAAGAATCCAACAAATGTGTACACAGTGACTGACGTGTCCACCACCACAACGAATGTCTCCCACACCTCGAATGCATCGACAACTGTGACACAGTGCACAGTTCCAGCAATGTCGGAGAAAGTCCAGGGGCCACTGTTTCCCAGACACGGGGATCAGATTCTTCTCGTTTCTAGTGACGagcaaaatatcaaacttttgAACAAACTGAAGACGTGTGATAATCGGAAAGTCCTTTGTGACAACAGCAACAAAGTGGCAGAAGTAGGAAACAAACTCGAAACCAGCAACAAAGTTGCAGAAGGGTGTAACAAAGCTGAAACAAGCAACAGAGTTGCTGATGTACCTGATCAACCACATGTTGAAGGTGTTCTAAAACGTAAACTTGAGCTGGATGAGGAGGAGGAGAGGAAGAAAGTGAAGATCAGTAATACTGAGGACAGGAAAGGGACAGAAGGCAATTTGATGGACAGCGACAGTGTGCTGGCTAAAATTCTTCTGTCCGATGCTGTGAAAGAAACCTACAGCAAATACAGGGACATCAAGACCGATGCTGTCAGAGAGGATGGTGTCAAAACCAAAAGGGAAGGTGCTCCACTGTTAAACAGCTCCAGTGATAAGGAAAATGTCAAAGGCAGCAAAGAAGAATTAAGGGCTGGTGGAGCAGAAGTTGTTAAAGTGGATTCTGAAAATTCTGACAGTAAAGAGTCTAGAGACCAGGATGGTAAAGAAAAGACACGGGAGGCGGAATGGGAGAGTGATTGTGGAAGTCCTGACAACAGACCTCTCCAGATTGCGGAAGACCTCGACTCCAGCTGTGACAAAAGCGATGAGTCGGATGCCACAGTGGTGGGGGGGATTGATGCCGACCAGAAAGATTCAGAAGGAGAGAGTGGAGGCAAGTTGGTATTAAGTAAATCAGAGGAGGATCAGATGGAAAATGGAAAACAGACCGCAgaaaaaacagaaaacaaagaCCTGCCATCAGAAGTCATACACATAAAGGATTCACCAGTGAAGAGCCTATCAGGATGTAAAGGCAAAGATGATGTGATTCTAATTCCCCACGATAAAGTCAGTGCAGAGTCCAACAATTCAGGAGGAATCGTCAGTGTCAGCAGTGGAGTTAATTCAGTAGTGAGCGAGTCACAGGGGCCACTAAAACGCAGGCTGTCCCAGGACGAGGGGTCTGTCTGTGTCAAGAAATCGAGGACAGAGGACAGCATGAATGGGACTGAAGAGAAAGCTGAGGAGAGCGAGGAGGACCTATGTATGACGGTGGAGGACACAGATGATATGGCAGTCATAATACCTAATGATGACTGTGTGGAGATTGTCAATTCCTCAGAT GAGGACATCGACGTCGAGACGGAGCCAGACACCAGCATGAACAAACTTCTGAGGAAGCAGTCCGATAACACCTGGGAATTCTTCAACCCGAGCTGCAACGTTCACAGCATCAACAAAAAACCACATGCTAAACGGAAAACCAACCTACAGACAATCTCCAATGTTTACATGGACGACTTCCACTTCAAAGAG GGATTGTTGAGGGATAAAAAAACCAGGAGAATTCAGATGAAGAAAACAAG GGAGAAGCAGCGTCGCGAGGAGATGAGGATTTCATTTAAGGCCTTGGCTGAGTCCATGTATGGGGAGGACAAAGACGATACAAAATACTCGCAGATCTTGAACCACACCGAGCCCAAAGTACAGCTCCTTAATAAG GCTAAAGAGAAAATTGAGCAGATGGAGGAGGTTGATCGCCTGATGGTGAGTGAGAACCAGTCAACGATGGCCCGCAACACGCTGCTCAAATGTCGATTGCAAAGTCTCAAAG